GAAGAATATCTCCAGAACCGGCTTGCGCTGCTCAGCGAACGTCTGCAACAAGTCAACACTCTGGCCGCCCGTAATGAACTGCCCGGAGTGCTGATCACCAAAAATGGCGTGAAGATCACCCCGCTCGAGACGATCGTGCCACAACACGCGCAGCCCTTGATCGATCAGGCCAGTGCCATGTTCCCGCGGATCCGAATCACCGACCTGCTGATGGAGGTCGATGGCTGGACCGGGTTCACACGCCACTTCACCAACCTCAAGTCCGGCCAGCTCTCCAAGGACAAGCAGCTCCTGCTCACCGCAATCCTTGCCGACGGAATCAACCTGGGCCTGACCAAGATGTCCGAGTCATGCACCGGCATCACCTACGCCCAATTGGACCGTCAGCAAGCTTCCCATATCCGAGATGAAACCTACAGCGCCGCCTTGGCCGAGCTGGTCAATACCCAGCACGCACACTCCTTCGTAGCGCACTGGGGCGATGGCACCACCTCGTCCTCGGACGGGCAGCGCTTCCGCGCCGGCAGCCATGCCGAATCCACCGGGCATGTGAACCCGAAATACGGGGCCGAGCCCGGACGGATGATCTACACGCATGTCTCAGACAAATATTCGCCCTTCCACAGCAAACTCATCAACGTCGGTGACCGGGACGCGACCTATGTCCTGGACGGGCTGCTCTATCACGAGGCCGATCTTGCCATCCAGGAGCATTACACCGACACCGCAGGTTTCACCGACCATCTCTTCGCCCTCATGCACCTGCTTGGATACCGGTTCGCACCCAGGATCCGCAACATCGACGACACCCGCCTCTACACCCCCACCAACGATCCAGAGCTTGCTATCTTGGCGCCGCTGATCGGCGGCACCATCAACACCAAGACCATCACCGCGCACTGGGACGAGATCCTCCGCCTGGCGACATCCATCAAGACCGGCACAGTGACCGCCTCCTTAATGATGCGCAAACTTGGCGCCTACCCCCGCCAAAACGGCCTCGCCACCGCACTGCGGGAACTGGGCAAACTGGAACGAACTCTCTTCCTGCTGGACTGGCTCCAAGATCCTAACCTTCGCCGCAAGGTCACAGCCGGGCTGAACAAGGGCGAGGCCAGGAACACCCTGGCACGGGCCGTATTCTTCAACCGTCTTGGAGAGATCCGCGACCGGTCCTTCGAGCAGCAGCGCTACCGGGCCTCGGGACTGAATCTTCTCACCGCGGCCATCGTTCTCTGGAACACGGTCTACCTCGACCGCACGATCACCACCTTGAATCAGGAAGGCAACACCACCGACCCTGACCTGCTGCGGTTCCTCTCACCCCCGGGCTGGGAACACATCAACCTCACCGGCGACTACACCTGGCCACGCACCAACCAGATCAAACCCGGCAAATACAGGCCACTACGGCGCTCAACAAAACCTTAGCGTCGGATATTTCACTTTTTCACAAGCCACCCCATGTACTCAAGCTCCCGCCTTGCCGCTGAACGCTACCGCATCTGTGCCCAGGACGCTGGCGGTACGGCCCGGGGCCCGGGGCCCGCTGATACTGGCAGTAGAGGGCAGTACAGGTTCGTGTGCACAATGACCTGGTCAGGCACCGGAGCACCCATCCCGCTCAGATCCGACGTCGAATGTGCATCGCTGACAAGTGTCACGTCATACCCGCGGGTGAATGCGCCATGAATGGTCGACCGGATGCAAGCATCCGTTTGGGCCCCGGCCACCACCACATACCCAACACAGGCCAAGGCCAGAACCCCCGCTAACGTGGTGTCCATAAAGGAGTCCCCGCGGCTCTGGCCTTGTCCAGAAGTGTATTGATCTTGACCATGACATCATCGCGGCGGTAAGCGTTGGCGACGACATCCTGCTGGACGTCAATCACCAGCAGGGCAGTGTTGGGCCGTCCTTTCAAGCGTGGTCATGGTGCACTCCTTAGCTGTTGGTGGGCCAAATTGATAGTGCTGCCATACGAGAGCGACGCACCGACACCGGCGCGGTGACCACGGCGCTGCCTGGAAAAAACATAACTTGCCGTCTCCGCGTACCTCGCCTCGCCGGAGTGCAGTGGAGTCTGGTTGCGGAGGCTGAACCAAATCGCGCGGTTCCACCCCGGTCCCCCAAGGGCTCTCCGACACCGCGGCGCTCTGCTTGGCCCCGCACTGCTGGATGTAAACCAGAGCCCCCTCTGCTTGAATGGGGCCATGAACTTTGGCAGAACACCCGTGAAGCATGTGGGCGTCAACCCATTCAACCGGCCGCAACTGAACGCCTGGCCCGCCACACTGCCACCTGTGCGGCAGGTTTTGCAAGACGGTCTTGCGCTGGGCAAGGCCACGGTTTTCGTGGGCGAA
This region of Arthrobacter alpinus genomic DNA includes:
- a CDS encoding isochorismatase family protein — protein: MDTTLAGVLALACVGYVVVAGAQTDACIRSTIHGAFTRGYDVTLVSDAHSTSDLSGMGAPVPDQVIVHTNLYCPLLPVSAGPGPRAVPPASWAQMR